A region from the Perca fluviatilis chromosome 16, GENO_Pfluv_1.0, whole genome shotgun sequence genome encodes:
- the LOC120575591 gene encoding dual specificity protein kinase CLK4-like isoform X4, with protein MGKKDNVYGSWSDGDDLKTDVHADRKTGRFNQRTPGSSLETGNSPEDNSLPLECAFPGDMAVTADDDGVKKSHVGKSCEDNEEGHLDYHIGLVMKERYEVVSTLGVGAFGKVVECIDRDKKDHVAVKIVRNIECFCEVARSEIAVLEEINILDDDNRFACVKMLDWFEHDGHICIVFELLGLSTFEFLRQNKFLPFNVEQIRQMAFQIFRAVCFLHRNKLTHTDLKPENILFVCSDYDLEYNNVMVKECEERKLRSFDVKVVDFGTAKFDHEHHESEVSTRHYRAPEVILDLGWNQSCDVWSLGCVLMEFYLGRTLFQTHDSKEHLAMMEKILGPIPPHLLKQTRKEHYVHNGRLNWDESSSTDEYIWKHCIPLKQSMRKKSEEESQLFDLIGCMLEYDVYRRITLEEALWHPFFSPMRMQKPRTR; from the exons ATGGGCAAGAAGGACAACGTATACGGATCTTGGAGCG ATGGTGATGACCTCAAAACAGACGTTCATGCTGACAGAAAGACTGGAAGATTCAACCAGAGGACACCCGGCAGCTCCTTAGAAACTGGTAACTCG CCTGAAGACAACTCGCTCCCGCTTGAATGTGCTTTTCCTGGTGACATGGCTGTCACTGCTGATGATGATGGAGTGAAGAAGAGTCACGTAGGAAAGAGCTGCGAGGACAACGAAGAGGGACACCTGGACTATCACATCGGCCTTGTGATGAAAGAAAGAT ATGAGGTGGTATCCACACTGGGAGTAGGAGCCTTTGGAAAGGTTGTGGAGTGTATTGATAGAGACAA AAAGGACCACGTGGCTGTGAAGATTGTGAGGAACATTGAGTGTTTCTGTGAAGTAGCGAGGTCTGAGATCGCGGTGCTGGAGGAGATCAACATCCTGGATGATGACAACAGATT TGCCTGTGTGAAGATGCTGGACTGGTTTGAGCATGACGGTCACATCTGCATCGTGTTTGAGCTGCTCGGCCTCAGCACCTTTGAATTTCTCCGACAGAACAAGTTCCTGCCGTTCAACGTGGAGCAGATCAGACAAATGGCATTCCAGATCTTCAGAGCCGTCTGCT TCCTGCATCGTAACAAACTGACCCACACAGACCTGAAGCCAGAGAACATCCTGTTTGTCTGCTCTGACTACGACCTGGAGTACAACAATGTGATGGTAAAA gagtgtgaggagaggaaacTGAGGAGTTTTGATGTGAAAGTGGTGGATTTTGGCACCGCAAAATTTGACCACGAACACCATGAATCCGAGGTATCAACACGCCATTACCGAGCTCCAGAGGTCATACtgg ATCTGGGCTGGAACCAGTCTTGTGACGTTTGGAGTTTGGGCTGCGTCCTAATGGAGTTTTACCTGGGACGTACACTCttccag ACCCATGACAGTAAAGAACATCTGGCCATGATGGAGAAAATCCTGGGACCGATTCCCCCCCACCTGCTGAAACAGACCAG AAAGGAGCATTATGTGCACAACGGGCGTCTGAATTGGGACGAGTCGAGCTCCACTGACGAATACATCTGGAAACACTGTATACCTCTCAAG CAGTCCATGCGCAAGAAGAGCGAGGAGGAGAGTCAGCTGTTTGACCTAATCGGCTGCATGTTGGAGTACGACGTCTATAGAAGGATCACCCTGGAGGAGGCACTATGGCACCCGTTCTTCAGCCCAATGAGGATGCAGAAGCCGCGCACACGCTAG